A DNA window from Bradyrhizobium barranii subsp. barranii contains the following coding sequences:
- a CDS encoding type II toxin-antitoxin system RatA family toxin — protein sequence MPKFSSKRRVHHSASEMFDLVADVERYPEFVPLCSALKIRQRMAKPDGTEVLVADMTVSFKLVKESFTSRVTLDRANLNIRVEYLQGPFSNLENRWTFEPKGEGVCDVGFFLAYEFKSRMLAMLMGSMFDAAFARFSIAFEKRADAIYGRPKLASS from the coding sequence ATGCCCAAATTTTCAAGCAAGCGCCGTGTCCACCACAGCGCGTCCGAGATGTTTGATCTGGTCGCCGACGTCGAGCGCTACCCGGAGTTCGTGCCGCTGTGCAGCGCGCTCAAGATCCGCCAGCGGATGGCCAAACCCGACGGCACCGAGGTGCTGGTCGCCGACATGACGGTGTCGTTCAAGCTGGTCAAGGAGTCCTTCACCAGCCGCGTGACTCTCGACCGCGCCAATCTGAATATCCGGGTCGAATATCTGCAAGGCCCGTTCAGCAACCTCGAGAACCGCTGGACGTTCGAGCCCAAGGGTGAGGGCGTCTGCGACGTCGGATTCTTCCTGGCCTACGAGTTCAAGAGCCGCATGCTGGCGATGCTGATGGGCTCGATGTTCGATGCTGCGTTCGCGCGCTTCTCCATCGCATTCGAGAAGCGGGCCGACGCGATCTACGGCCGGCCGAAGCTGGCGTCTTCGTAA
- the lipA gene encoding lipoyl synthase — translation MVVIVDTISNPLRPRHPEKVNRPDSASPPKPDWIRVRAPNTRGYADTRNIVRANGLHTVCEEAGCPNIGECWDKKHATFMIMGDTCTRACAFCNVKTGMPNALDAAEPQNVAEAVAKLGLAHVVITSVDRDDLADGGAEHFAETIRAIRAACPSTTIEILTPDFLRKDGALEVVVAARPDVFNHNLETVPSRYLTVRPGARYFHSIRLLQRVKELDPTIFTKSGIMVGLGEERHEVQQVMDDLRSADVDFLTIGQYLQPTRKHHAVMRYVPPDEFSSYEKVAYTKGFLMVSASPLTRSSHHAGEDFARLKAARAATAR, via the coding sequence ATGGTCGTTATTGTCGACACCATCTCGAACCCGTTGCGCCCCCGCCACCCTGAAAAGGTGAATCGCCCTGATTCCGCTTCGCCGCCGAAGCCGGACTGGATTCGCGTGCGCGCCCCCAATACCCGCGGCTATGCCGACACCCGCAACATTGTGCGCGCCAACGGCCTGCATACCGTGTGCGAGGAGGCGGGCTGCCCGAACATCGGCGAGTGCTGGGACAAGAAGCACGCGACCTTCATGATCATGGGGGACACCTGCACCCGGGCCTGCGCGTTCTGCAACGTCAAGACCGGCATGCCCAATGCGCTGGATGCGGCCGAGCCGCAGAACGTCGCCGAAGCCGTCGCCAAGCTGGGGCTGGCCCACGTCGTCATCACCTCCGTCGACCGCGACGATCTGGCCGATGGCGGCGCCGAGCATTTTGCAGAGACCATCCGTGCGATCCGGGCCGCGTGCCCGTCGACCACGATCGAGATCCTGACGCCGGACTTCCTGCGCAAGGACGGCGCGCTGGAGGTCGTCGTCGCGGCGAGGCCCGACGTCTTCAACCACAATCTCGAGACCGTGCCGTCGCGTTACCTCACGGTGCGGCCCGGCGCGCGCTACTTCCACTCGATCCGGCTGTTGCAGCGGGTCAAGGAGCTCGATCCCACCATCTTCACCAAGTCCGGCATCATGGTCGGCCTCGGCGAGGAGCGCCACGAGGTGCAGCAGGTGATGGACGATCTGCGCTCCGCCGACGTCGACTTCCTGACCATCGGGCAATATCTCCAGCCGACCCGGAAGCACCACGCCGTGATGCGCTATGTGCCGCCCGACGAGTTTTCGTCCTACGAGAAGGTCGCCTACACCAAGGGTTTCCTGATGGTGTCGGCGAGCCCGCTCACCCGTTCGTCGCATCATGCCGGCGAGGACTTTGCGAGACTGAAGGCCGCACGGGCCGCGACTGCCCGCTGA